From Cecembia calidifontis, one genomic window encodes:
- the hisC gene encoding histidinol-phosphate transaminase produces the protein MAFVLEKLLRPHILHIKPYSSARDEYTGKVGVFLDANENPYGALTGEAFNRYPDPYQSDIKEKLALIKGLSTAQIFLGNGSDEAIDLLMRAFCVPGKDNIILLPPTYGMYEVSASINDIAVKRVNLSEEFQMRTEAILEAVDEFTKIIFICSPNNPSGNKMDRDAIRKIITSFHGLVVVDEAYIDFSDEPSFTTELSNFPNLLVMQTFSKAWGLANLRIGMAFASESIIRILNLIKPPYNISGLTQQKVLDSLEQADKIDGLVKNVLTERIYLKQELEKLPFVLKIYPSHANFLLVKMDHARKIYEFLIHEMIIVRDRSKVVLCEDCLRISVGAREENKQLIEALKRYEPIIKNLN, from the coding sequence ATGGCTTTTGTGTTAGAAAAATTATTACGACCCCATATCCTTCATATAAAACCTTATTCTTCAGCCCGAGATGAGTATACCGGGAAGGTAGGAGTTTTTTTGGATGCCAACGAAAACCCATATGGCGCCCTCACAGGTGAAGCTTTTAATAGGTATCCAGACCCCTATCAGTCAGATATCAAAGAAAAACTGGCCCTCATTAAAGGCTTGAGCACTGCTCAGATTTTTTTGGGGAATGGCAGCGATGAAGCGATTGATTTATTGATGAGGGCATTTTGTGTGCCCGGCAAAGACAATATCATACTTCTGCCCCCAACCTATGGCATGTATGAAGTATCCGCATCCATCAATGACATTGCGGTTAAAAGAGTCAATCTTTCAGAAGAATTTCAGATGAGGACAGAAGCCATCTTGGAGGCAGTGGATGAATTTACCAAGATTATCTTTATCTGCTCTCCCAATAATCCAAGTGGCAACAAAATGGACCGAGATGCTATACGGAAAATCATCACCAGTTTTCATGGTTTGGTGGTAGTAGATGAGGCTTATATTGATTTTAGCGATGAGCCAAGTTTTACAACAGAATTGTCAAATTTCCCCAATTTATTGGTAATGCAGACTTTCTCCAAGGCATGGGGACTTGCCAATCTGCGTATTGGGATGGCATTTGCTTCAGAATCGATTATCCGGATACTCAACCTGATAAAACCTCCCTATAATATTTCAGGCCTAACCCAACAGAAAGTCCTGGACTCCTTGGAACAGGCTGACAAAATTGATGGGCTTGTAAAGAATGTGCTAACCGAAAGGATTTATCTGAAACAGGAATTGGAAAAGTTACCTTTTGTGTTGAAAATTTATCCTTCTCATGCTAATTTTCTTTTGGTCAAAATGGATCATGCGAGAAAAATATATGAATTTCTGATCCATGAAATGATTATTGTCAGGGATCGGTCCAAAGTAGTTCTCTGTGAGGATTGCCTTAGGATTTCGGTTGGAGCCCGGGAGGAAAATAAGCAGCTAATTGAAGCATTAAAGCGATACGAACCTATTATCAAAAACCTTAATTGA
- the hisB gene encoding bifunctional histidinol-phosphatase/imidazoleglycerol-phosphate dehydratase HisB has translation MKKVLFIDRDGTIVVEPQTDFQIDSLEDLEFIPKVISNLRKIAEETEYELVMVTNQDGLGTPSLPEEDFWPAHNKMMLTLENEGVKFAAVHIDRSFDHENLPTRKPGTAMLTQYMNGDYDLSNSYVIGDRKTDIQLAKNLGCKAIYLGEEMEGADFSTKDWDEIYRFLKMPDRVGEVFRKTSETDIHIKVNLDGSGKCEIYTGLPFFDHMLEQLGKHGGVDLTIEVKGDLHIDEHHTIEDTALALGEAYLKALGDKKGIYRYGFLLPMDDVLAQVAIDFGGRPWIVWDAEFKREKIGDMPTEMFFHFFKSFSDTAKCNLNIKAEGSNEHHKIEAIFKGLARAIKMAVARDKTALNQLPSTKGVL, from the coding sequence ATGAAAAAAGTACTTTTTATTGACCGGGATGGAACTATCGTTGTGGAACCTCAGACTGATTTTCAGATTGATAGTTTGGAGGACCTGGAGTTTATCCCTAAAGTAATTTCCAATTTAAGAAAGATAGCTGAAGAGACAGAATATGAGTTGGTAATGGTGACCAATCAGGATGGATTGGGGACACCTTCTCTTCCGGAAGAGGATTTTTGGCCTGCTCATAACAAGATGATGCTGACCTTGGAAAATGAGGGTGTGAAATTTGCAGCTGTGCATATTGACCGGTCTTTTGACCATGAAAATTTACCAACCCGTAAGCCCGGTACAGCGATGTTGACCCAATATATGAACGGAGATTATGATCTTTCTAATTCTTATGTGATTGGAGACAGAAAAACCGATATCCAATTGGCAAAAAACCTTGGATGCAAGGCTATTTATCTTGGAGAAGAGATGGAAGGGGCAGATTTTTCTACCAAAGATTGGGACGAAATTTACCGCTTTCTAAAGATGCCAGACAGGGTGGGTGAGGTGTTCCGGAAAACATCTGAAACAGATATTCATATTAAAGTGAACTTGGATGGATCCGGAAAATGCGAGATCTATACGGGCTTACCTTTTTTTGACCATATGTTGGAACAACTGGGCAAGCATGGAGGTGTTGACCTTACCATTGAGGTCAAGGGTGATTTGCATATTGATGAGCACCACACCATTGAAGATACAGCTTTGGCATTGGGAGAAGCATATTTAAAGGCTTTAGGGGATAAAAAAGGTATTTACCGATATGGTTTTTTACTTCCGATGGATGATGTACTCGCTCAGGTGGCCATTGATTTTGGAGGAAGACCCTGGATTGTGTGGGATGCTGAATTCAAAAGGGAAAAGATTGGGGATATGCCGACAGAGATGTTTTTCCATTTCTTCAAATCCTTTAGTGATACTGCCAAGTGTAATCTGAATATCAAGGCTGAAGGCAGCAATGAACACCATAAGATAGAAGCCATTTTCAAAGGACTGGCCAGAGCCATTAAAATGGCAGTTGCCAGAGATAAAACCGCTTTGAACCAGCTGCCGAGTACGAAGGGAGTTTTGTAG
- the hisD gene encoding histidinol dehydrogenase — translation MKTILNPSRSEWTKSLKRPVQKTKDIEKIVKPILRKVKRSGDKALKKFALEYDHVQIKNLCVTAEEVKKAKELVDPQLKSAILVAKENIEKFHAAQISPELKLEVMEGVTCMRRSVPIQKVGLYIPGGTAPLFSTVLMLGVPANLAGCEEIVLCTPPDAEGNIHPAILYTADLIGIDKIVKAGGAQAIAAMTFGTESVPRVDKIFGPGNQYVTAAKQLAVKKGVAIDMPAGPSEVLVYADETAIPSFVAADLLSQAEHGVDSQVVLVTTTEKFASKVQKEIENQLEKLPRKDIAKRALDNSVAVVMAKQEKAIELINDYAPEHLIICVENEEEVVDKIINAGSVFIGNFTPESAGDYASGTNHTLPTYGYARNYSGVSLDSFFKKITYQKITEKGIQKLGPTIEIMAANELLDAHKNAVSIRLNYLKDKK, via the coding sequence ATGAAAACGATATTGAACCCAAGCAGGTCTGAATGGACAAAGTCTTTGAAAAGGCCGGTTCAGAAAACTAAAGATATTGAAAAAATCGTCAAACCTATCTTGCGAAAAGTGAAGCGCTCGGGAGATAAGGCCTTGAAGAAGTTTGCACTGGAATACGATCATGTTCAGATAAAAAACCTTTGTGTGACCGCTGAGGAAGTTAAGAAGGCCAAAGAATTGGTTGATCCTCAACTGAAATCAGCCATATTGGTTGCCAAAGAAAATATTGAAAAATTCCATGCTGCCCAAATAAGCCCTGAACTTAAACTGGAAGTCATGGAAGGTGTGACCTGCATGAGAAGGTCCGTGCCCATTCAAAAAGTGGGCCTATATATCCCCGGAGGAACAGCCCCTCTGTTTTCAACAGTATTGATGTTGGGGGTTCCCGCTAACTTGGCAGGTTGTGAGGAAATCGTACTCTGCACTCCACCAGATGCAGAAGGCAACATTCATCCTGCGATTTTATACACTGCAGATTTGATCGGCATTGATAAAATCGTCAAAGCAGGTGGTGCACAGGCTATCGCAGCGATGACCTTCGGTACCGAGTCTGTTCCCAGGGTTGACAAAATTTTTGGGCCAGGTAATCAGTATGTTACAGCCGCCAAGCAGTTGGCTGTCAAAAAGGGTGTAGCCATCGATATGCCTGCAGGCCCCTCCGAAGTATTGGTCTATGCTGATGAAACGGCTATTCCCTCATTTGTTGCGGCTGATTTGCTGTCTCAGGCCGAGCACGGGGTGGATTCTCAGGTTGTCCTTGTAACCACCACGGAGAAGTTTGCATCCAAAGTCCAAAAGGAAATAGAAAACCAGCTTGAAAAACTACCAAGGAAAGATATTGCCAAAAGGGCTTTGGATAATTCAGTTGCCGTGGTCATGGCCAAACAGGAAAAAGCCATAGAGCTGATCAACGACTATGCTCCTGAGCACCTCATCATTTGTGTAGAAAATGAGGAAGAGGTAGTAGACAAAATAATCAATGCCGGATCTGTTTTCATAGGCAATTTCACCCCGGAGTCCGCTGGGGATTATGCCTCAGGAACAAACCATACGCTACCTACATATGGTTATGCAAGAAACTATTCAGGAGTTTCCTTAGACAGTTTTTTTAAGAAAATCACCTATCAAAAAATTACTGAAAAAGGGATACAAAAACTCGGGCCAACCATTGAAATCATGGCTGCCAACGAACTTCTGGATGCGCATAAAAATGCTGTAAGCATCCGGCTCAACTATCTTAAAGACAAGAAGTAA